A stretch of the Argentina anserina chromosome 6, drPotAnse1.1, whole genome shotgun sequence genome encodes the following:
- the LOC126798221 gene encoding homeobox-leucine zipper protein HAT14 has translation MELALSLGDAPKQFLFLDKTPSVGSSKDLGFCMALGGREGYDQEDESSRRRRRVSSDPPIQLNLLPSAPVMKTSSQLRFPWLTDNLAVSEPAGLDEPGKGLDVNRFPMVGVTVDEAEDAAAQLSSPNSTVSSFQMDFGVRRSKRDLDLEVLETERASSRASDDDENGSTRKKLRLSKDQSAFLEESFKEHSTLNPKQKIALAKQLNLRPRQVEVWFQNRRARTKLKQTEVDCEYLKRCCETLTEENRRLHKELQELRALKTSQPFYMQLPATTLTMCPSCERVVTTASANTATTNPTTTIKSFSSPSGVTNNHSRLHSHSPFAQSQAHMQPQVQANKGAA, from the exons aTGGAGCTTGCTCTCAGCTTAGGCGATGCTCCAAAGCAGTTTCTCTTCCTTGACAAAACCCCAAGCGTGGGCAGCAGCAAGGATCTAGGGTTTTGCATGGCCCTTGGAGGCAGGGAAGGTTATGATCAAGAAGATGAGAGTagtcgaagaagaagaagggtttCATCAGATCCACCTATTCAGCTCAATCTCTTACCTTCTGCTCCGGTCATGAAGACTTCTTCCCAGCTTCGCTTCCCCTGGCTCACTGATAACT TGGCAGTGTCCGAACCGGCCGGTCTGGATGAACCAGGAAAGGGGCTGGATGTGAACCGGTTCCCAATGGTGGGGGTTACGGTCGACGAGGCAGAAGACGCGGCGGCGCAGCTCTCATCTCCGAACAGCACCGTCTCGTCTTTCCAGATGGACTTCGGTGTCAGGAGAAGCAAGAGAGACTTGGATTTGGAGGTGCTCGAGACTGAGAGAGCGAGTTCAAGAGCGAGTGACGACGACGAGAACGGGTCGACTCGGAAGAAACTGAGGCTCTCAAAGGACCAATCGGCTTTTCTTGAAGAGAGCTTCAAAGAACACAGCACCTTAAATCCC AAGCAAAAAATAGCTCTGGCGAAACAGTTAAATCTTCGTCCACGCCAAGTGGAAGTTTGGTTTCAGAATCGAAGAGCAag GACCAAGCTGAAGCAGACAGAAGTAGATTGTGAGTACTTAAAGAGGTGCTGCGAAACACTGACAGAAGAGAACAGGAGGTTACACAAGGAACTGCAAGAATTAAGAGCCTTGAAAACATCTCAACCTTTCTACATGCAGCTTCCAGCCACCACTCTCACAATGTGCCCCTCCTGCGAGCGTGTCGTGACCACCGCCTCCGCCAACACTGCAACCACCAACCCAACCACCACCATCAAGtctttctcttctccttctggTGTAACCAACAACCATTCAAGGTTACACAGTCACAGTCCCTTTGCTCAATCCCAGGCACACATGCAGCCTCAGGTCCAAGCTAACAAAGGAGCTGCATGA